The Methanoregula boonei 6A8 genome has a window encoding:
- a CDS encoding 2-oxoacid:acceptor oxidoreductase family protein, giving the protein MFEVRIHSRGGQGGVTAAKLLAGAALHDGKYATACPFYGAERRGAPVVSFVRIDDRPIKIYSQIREPDLVVVLDASVMETVDVLHGLKTGGRVFVNSAHPREFAGYRAAHADLTGIALKESLVVAGSPILNTPVIGALAKAGIVSPGSATAAIREMFSDERNVRAAEAAYREMSA; this is encoded by the coding sequence ATGTTTGAGGTCCGGATCCATTCACGGGGCGGGCAGGGAGGAGTGACCGCGGCAAAACTGTTGGCCGGTGCCGCGCTTCATGACGGGAAGTACGCAACCGCCTGCCCGTTCTATGGCGCCGAGCGCCGGGGAGCACCGGTGGTCTCGTTTGTCCGGATCGACGACCGTCCGATCAAAATTTACAGCCAGATCCGGGAGCCGGACCTTGTTGTTGTCCTCGATGCGAGCGTGATGGAGACGGTCGATGTCCTGCACGGGTTAAAGACCGGTGGCAGGGTCTTTGTCAACAGCGCCCACCCACGGGAATTTGCCGGTTACCGTGCGGCCCATGCCGATCTCACCGGTATTGCACTCAAAGAGAGCCTTGTAGTCGCGGGGAGCCCGATCCTCAACACCCCGGTGATTGGGGCACTTGCAAAAGCCGGTATCGTGTCGCCGGGCTCGGCCACAGCGGCGATACGGGAGATGTTTTCCGATGAAAGGAATGTGCGTGCGGCCGAGGCCGCGTACCGGGAGATGAGCGCATGA
- a CDS encoding 4Fe-4S binding protein, whose product MSPYRNEHVAISRPVAGSAGHTGAWRVFKPVVNRENCNGCGICALYCPDAVIGEDLVIDLAFCKGCGICANECPKKAIAMVREEK is encoded by the coding sequence ATGAGCCCGTACCGGAATGAACATGTTGCCATCAGCAGGCCGGTGGCCGGGTCTGCCGGCCATACCGGGGCATGGCGGGTCTTCAAGCCGGTTGTCAATAGGGAGAACTGCAACGGATGCGGGATCTGTGCGCTCTATTGCCCGGATGCCGTTATCGGGGAGGATCTCGTCATCGATCTTGCGTTCTGCAAGGGCTGCGGGATCTGTGCAAACGAGTGCCCAAAAAAAGCGATCGCGATGGTCCGGGAAGAGAAGTAA
- a CDS encoding sugar phosphate isomerase/epimerase family protein, producing the protein MIGISTYCLIEEPLSVALDRLTALTDLIEVMDEGPHFVDSTEPFESYTADFILHAPYHGMNIACLFESVRRASVDVMTACFAQAAEIDAAVVLHPGYFAWAQEREQAAAQFAKSLAELCAAACEYSVSFSFENMGNMDFFNLRTPADLALIGDCGFTLDVGHANLNGCLPGFLDTHFSHLHLHDNDGRRDTHSPVGEGTIAFPAVIAAMRQKKATAIVEVKSYPGAIASLKLLETM; encoded by the coding sequence ATGATCGGCATCTCGACCTACTGCCTCATCGAGGAGCCGCTTTCTGTAGCGCTGGACCGGCTGACTGCCCTGACCGATCTCATCGAGGTGATGGACGAGGGTCCCCATTTCGTGGACAGCACGGAGCCCTTCGAGAGCTATACCGCGGACTTTATCCTCCACGCCCCGTACCACGGCATGAACATTGCCTGCCTTTTTGAGAGTGTGCGCCGGGCAAGCGTGGACGTGATGACCGCCTGCTTTGCCCAGGCAGCAGAGATCGATGCCGCCGTTGTCCTCCACCCGGGGTATTTTGCCTGGGCGCAGGAACGGGAGCAGGCTGCAGCGCAGTTTGCCAAATCCCTTGCCGAACTCTGTGCAGCAGCATGCGAATATTCGGTCTCCTTCTCGTTTGAGAACATGGGGAACATGGACTTCTTTAACCTGCGGACGCCGGCAGACCTTGCGCTCATCGGGGACTGCGGCTTTACGCTTGACGTCGGGCACGCAAACCTCAACGGTTGCCTGCCCGGGTTCCTTGATACACACTTCTCGCACCTGCACCTCCACGACAATGACGGGCGGCGGGACACCCACAGCCCGGTGGGAGAAGGGACGATCGCTTTTCCTGCGGTGATTGCCGCGATGCGCCAGAAGAAAGCGACCGCAATAGTCGAAGTGAAGAGTTACCCGGGAGCGATCGCGAGCTTGAAACTGCTCGAAACGATGTGA
- a CDS encoding DUF2116 family Zn-ribbon domain-containing protein: protein MAQKTCPYCGAPVDPNRSACPNCRKVLAAKSPMTPYIVVGVLIVVIVVIVAVLLINPVQGPGPGTSIVPSVTVQPTSADASSIPPQPTCFVDITPSRASSSAIQLQVISTTCGSGDITALQVSINGVNKGTLGTSPGASATFAAPSSSSIVVTAKFANGAESVVYQNPAL, encoded by the coding sequence ATGGCACAGAAGACCTGTCCTTACTGCGGTGCACCTGTTGACCCGAACCGGAGTGCCTGTCCGAATTGCCGGAAAGTCCTTGCGGCAAAGAGTCCCATGACGCCGTATATCGTCGTCGGCGTACTGATCGTTGTGATTGTTGTAATTGTTGCGGTCCTGCTCATAAACCCGGTACAGGGGCCGGGTCCGGGGACGTCAATTGTACCGTCAGTCACCGTACAGCCGACAAGTGCAGATGCATCATCCATCCCGCCACAACCAACATGTTTCGTTGATATCACGCCCAGCAGAGCGTCGTCATCCGCAATTCAGCTCCAGGTAATAAGTACCACCTGTGGCTCAGGTGATATCACAGCGCTTCAGGTCTCGATCAACGGGGTCAACAAAGGGACACTCGGTACCAGCCCGGGCGCCAGTGCCACGTTTGCCGCGCCCTCTTCGAGCAGCATTGTGGTGACGGCGAAATTTGCAAACGGTGCGGAGTCTGTTGTGTACCAGAACCCGGCACTCTGA